In a genomic window of Leucoraja erinacea ecotype New England chromosome 8, Leri_hhj_1, whole genome shotgun sequence:
- the LOC129699828 gene encoding uncharacterized protein LOC129699828 produces the protein MSGAQLQDPFATGHISESFDLVLQTQLNWETFLTPLSTSVAILADLIRQAKSGHDFPLQQDHQTSHSDDPTSFRGWLLRICLEAPKSFQGICADMIEIQANCEDMPVVLRRVSEDWRQGKGLRQKMGMTQACAAQCKVAAGDVEQIVSRLNLQLSQGLERAAASRKCSQEQQQEVQRALDTSRESSKYIEEKKAALEEEWAKVSEEREKIRDALNDIKSRAFTETLAEEVLSELKERLPQVLGLARNVSNPAALASELVRAAKFVVNEITALKNKDPSSALVTFLAEVEEKAAEKIREVQSQVDQAGEKYDHHLRHMEDLTKRSAQLSEDMSGQQTQEKDIGSTMLLMSQALELLGSLQSNWSQTLSFIHLIPGLMTECQRMLDRLSDGKDADESQVMEYQDQMSQVSTMLDRLGAMARTYIEMYDKHLKQPLIDLAKVMAMDGSDYKLKSIQRKCQSAREEIHRKARDQQQKLGQRVQQSSRALGQLSQQLRPKG, from the coding sequence ATGTCAGGCGCACAGTTGCAGGACCCCTTCGCCACCGGCCACATTTCGGAGAGCTTTGACCTGGTCCTGCAGACACAGCTCAACTGGGAGACCTTCCtgacccccctctccacctccgtcGCCATTCTCGCCGACCTGATCCGCCAGGCCAAGAGCGGCCACGACTTCCCTCTCCAGCAAGACCACCAGACTTCCCATTCGGACGACCCCACGTCATTCCGAGGATGGCTCCTGAGGATTTGCCTGGAGGCTCCAAAATCATTCCAGGGCATCTGTGCCGACATGATCGAGATCCAGGCCAATTGTGAGGACATGCCAGTGGTCCTGAGAAGGGTGAGCGAGGACTGGAGACAGGGCAAGGGCCTTCGCCAGAAGATGGGCATGACCCAGGCATGTGCTGCCCAGTGCAAGGTGGCTGCTGGAGATGTGGAGCAGATTGTCTCCCGTCTCAACCTGCAGCTCTCTCAGGGTCTGGAGCGAGCTGCAGCCTCGCGGAAATGCAGCCAGGAGCAGCAGCAGGAGGTGCAGCGAGCCCTGGACACGAGCAGGGAGAGCTCCAAGTACATCGAGGAGAAGAAGGCAGCTTTGGAGGAGGAGTGGGCCAAAGTTTCCGAGGAGCGGGAGAAGATCAGGGATGCCTTGAACGACATCAAGTCTAGAGCCTTCACCGAGACCCTCGCGGAGGAGGTGCTGAGCGAGTTGAAGGAACGTCTGCCTCAGGTGCTGGGCCTGGCACGCAATGTGAGCAACCCGGCAGCCCTGGCCTCAGAGCTGGTCAGAGCGGCCAAGTTTGTCGTCAACGAGATCACGGCCCTGAAGAACAAGGATCCCAGCTCTGCCCTGGTCACCTTCCTGGCGGAGGTGGAAGAGAAGGCTGCGGAGAAGATCAGAGAAGTGCAGTCGCAGGTGGACCAAGCAGGAGAGAAGTACGACCACCATCTCCGGCACATGGAGGACCTGACCAAACGCAGTGCGCAGTTGTCCGAGGATATGTCTGGCCAGCAGACACAGGAGAAGGACATTGGCTCCACAATGCTGCTGATGTCCCAGGCCCTGGAGCTGCTGGGAAGCCTCCAATCCAACTGGTCCCAGACCCTCAGCTTCATCCACCTGATCCCCGGGCTGATGACAGAGTGCCAGAGGATGTTGGACAGGCTCAGCGACGGCAAGGATGCGGACGAGTCGCAGGTGATGGAGTACCAAGACCAGATGTCGCAGGTGTCCACCATGCTGGACCGCCTGGGGGCCATGGCTAGGACCTACATCGAGATGTACGACAAGCATCTGAAGCAGCCGCTGATCGATCTGGCTAAAGTCATGGCCATGGATGGGAGTGACTACAAGCTGAAGTCCATCCAGAGGAAGTGCCAGAGCGCCAGAGAGGAGATCCACAGAAAGGCCAGGGATCAGCAACAAAAGTTGGGGCAGAGAGTCCAGCAGAGTAGTCGGGCCCTTGGACAACTGTCCCAGCAGCTGCGGCCAAAGGGCTGA